One Sphingomonas sp. LHG3406-1 genomic window carries:
- a CDS encoding NADP-dependent isocitrate dehydrogenase produces MTKIKVKNPVVELDGDEMTRIIWQWIRERLILPYLDVDLKYYDLSVENRDATEDRVTVEAANAIKQYGVGVKCATITPDEARVEEFKLKKMWKSPNGTIRNILGGVVFREPIVIANVPRIIPGWTDPIVVARHAFGDQYKATDFRVPGAGKLTIKFTGNDGQVIEHEVFEFESAGVAMGMYNVDESIRDFAQACLNYGLQRGWPVYLSTKNTILKAYDGRFKDIFQEVYESEFKAKFEEAGIEYQHRLIDDMVASALKWSGKFVWACKNYDGDVQSDQVAQGFGSLGLMTSVLMTPDGKTVEAEAAHGTVTRHYRMHQQGKATSTNPIASIFAWTGGLKFRGRIDETPDVVAFAETLERVCVDTVESGKMTKDLAILVGPDQPWMTTERFFEAVVENLEAAMTKQTAAA; encoded by the coding sequence ATGACCAAGATCAAGGTGAAGAACCCGGTCGTCGAGCTCGACGGCGACGAGATGACCCGCATCATCTGGCAGTGGATCCGCGAACGGCTGATCCTCCCCTATCTCGACGTCGATCTGAAATATTACGACCTTTCGGTCGAGAATCGCGATGCCACTGAGGACAGGGTCACCGTCGAGGCCGCCAATGCGATCAAGCAATATGGCGTCGGCGTGAAGTGCGCGACCATCACCCCCGACGAGGCACGCGTCGAGGAATTCAAGCTCAAGAAGATGTGGAAGAGCCCGAACGGCACCATCCGCAACATTCTCGGCGGCGTTGTCTTCCGCGAGCCGATCGTGATCGCGAACGTTCCCCGCATCATTCCCGGCTGGACCGACCCGATCGTCGTCGCCCGCCACGCCTTCGGCGACCAGTATAAGGCGACCGACTTCCGCGTTCCGGGCGCTGGCAAGCTGACCATCAAGTTTACCGGCAACGACGGCCAAGTAATCGAGCATGAAGTGTTCGAGTTCGAGAGTGCCGGCGTGGCGATGGGCATGTACAATGTCGATGAGAGCATTCGAGATTTCGCCCAGGCCTGCCTCAACTACGGCCTGCAGCGCGGCTGGCCGGTCTACCTGTCGACCAAGAACACCATCCTCAAGGCCTATGACGGTCGCTTCAAGGACATCTTCCAGGAGGTCTATGAGAGCGAATTCAAGGCGAAGTTCGAGGAAGCTGGCATCGAGTATCAGCATCGCCTGATCGATGACATGGTCGCTTCCGCCCTCAAGTGGAGCGGCAAGTTCGTCTGGGCCTGCAAGAATTACGACGGCGACGTGCAGTCGGATCAGGTGGCGCAAGGCTTCGGCTCGCTCGGCCTGATGACCAGCGTGCTGATGACCCCGGACGGCAAGACGGTCGAGGCCGAGGCGGCGCACGGCACCGTCACGCGCCACTATCGCATGCACCAGCAGGGCAAGGCGACCTCGACCAACCCGATCGCCAGCATCTTCGCCTGGACCGGCGGCCTCAAGTTCCGCGGTCGGATCGACGAAACTCCGGACGTCGTCGCCTTCGCCGAGACACTCGAGCGCGTCTGCGTCGACACCGTCGAGAGCGGCAAGATGACCAAGGACCTCGCCATCCTGGTCGGCCCCGACCAGCCCTGGATGACGACCGAGCGCTTCTTCGAGGCGGTTGTCGAGAATCTCGAAGCGGCAATGACCAAGCAGACCGCCGCGGCCTGA
- a CDS encoding secondary thiamine-phosphate synthase enzyme YjbQ, whose amino-acid sequence MRQASTTLTVTAPAQGLHLITRDVTAWVAAQGMAEGLLSLFIRHTSASLLIQENAAPAARRDLERWLARIAPESSAYEHDDEGPDDMPAHLRSVLTATSLTVPLIDGRLALGTWQGIYLCEHRRHPSPRDIVLHLVGE is encoded by the coding sequence ATGCGCCAGGCCTCCACCACCCTCACCGTCACGGCGCCGGCCCAGGGCTTGCACCTGATCACGCGCGACGTGACGGCCTGGGTGGCGGCGCAGGGCATGGCGGAGGGATTGCTCAGCCTCTTCATCCGCCATACCTCGGCGTCGCTCCTCATCCAGGAGAATGCCGCGCCTGCCGCAAGGCGCGATCTCGAGCGCTGGCTGGCGCGGATCGCGCCGGAATCGAGCGCCTATGAACATGACGACGAAGGGCCGGACGATATGCCGGCCCATCTCCGTTCGGTCCTGACGGCCACCTCGCTGACCGTTCCGCTGATCGATGGCCGCCTCGCCCTCGGGACCTGGCAGGGCATCTATCTTTGCGAACATCGCCGCCATCCCAGCCCGCGCGACATCGTGCTTCACCTGGTCGGCGAATGA